In Oculatellaceae cyanobacterium, the genomic stretch TAATGAATATCGAGAGTTTGACCGCAGGTTAGAAAGTGCTTTTCAGGTTGTTTGGAATGAACCACAACCTATTAGCAGTTTTAGTGATGAAAAAGTAAGTATTAATTTAGAAGACAACCAACAGATAAAAGTTGATTTTCCTAAAGATGTGTGGGTTAAAGGTGAGGAATTAAAACAGAATAATTTAACTAAGTTTGTTGTATCAAATGCTATTCGTCAAAGTGATGCAACTAAGCTACAATTGGCAGAATTTGCTGGTAGTGGGTCTAATCTGCAATTGAGTATGGTAGATTTAGGTGGTAAGTCAGATTTAGTTTCAACTCAGTTTTCTATCAAGTATCTCTCAACGCCATCAGATGCTAGGTTTAATAGATTCAATGTTTCGATATCTGATTTTAGAACTAGATACGAGGGTAAAGTTCCCCCAGAATTAGTTAGCCGTCAGAAAAATCGTTTCACTATTAATATAGGTAAACTGCCCATTTCAGCAGAGTATTTGCAAACAGGTATACCTGTGGATATTGAGATAGTAGCAAATCGCACTTTGGGCGATCGCTCTGCTAATCAAAAAATTAACTATCAGGGAGAAATAGCCCGTTAGGATGATTTATTCCTGGGTTACGATAGCATTAGCTAGTTAAATTGCTACTTTATGACTCAGGAAACAGATTTACTAGATAACATCTACAACGCCTTTGACCCGTTTCGACCTCTACCACCTGGACATCCAGCTTATGTAGATTGTAGTGAAGTGCGGGGAGATGGGGATGTTTTAGTAAATTTGGGTAACAAAATTCGTCGTTCTAAGCGGATGACGTGCCAACTTTATGCAGGTCATAGAGGGGCGGGAAAATCAACAGAGTTGCTGCGGTTGAAGCAATATCTAGAACAGCAGAAGTTTTGTGTAGTTTATTTTGCTGCGGATGAAGAAGATATTGACCCAGAAGATGCTCAATATACTGATATTCTTTTAGCTTGTACGCGACATTTATTAGAAGACCTCAAAGGTACTAATCCTAAACCTTTGTTGAACTGGTTAAAAGACCGTTGGCAAGAATTAAAAGATTTAGCACTGACGGAAATAGAATTTGATGGTTTAAGCGTAGAAGCACAAATTTCTCAATTTTCTAAACTGACAGCAAATTTAAGAGCAGTTCCTAGTTTACGTGCGAAAATTCGTGAGCAGATCAATCCACATACGGTTACTTTAATTAAAGCTTTAAATGAGTTTATTGCTGAAGCTAAAAAGAAGTTACCTTCAGGATGTAATCATATAGTAGTAATAGCGGATAATTTAGACCGGATTGTTCCAGTCACTAAAGAAGATGGACGGACAAATCACGATGAGATTTTTTTAGACCGTAGCGAACAACTGCAAGCGTTAGATTGCCATCTGATCTACACTGTACCAATTTCAATGGTCTACTCTAATCGTGCAGTTGACCTAAAAGATACTTATAGTGATCCTGAAATATTGCCGATGATTATGGTGCAAACTATTGAAGGGAAAATTTATGAATCAGGATTCAATAAAATTCAAGAGGTGATTGATAGAAGGGTTAAGTTGTTTGCTCCTACTCTGTCGTTAAAGACAGAAGTATTTGATAGTCAGGATACCCTAGAACGACTTTGCTTAATGAGTGGGGGTCATGTACGGAATTTGTTATTGCTCATGCAAGAAGCAATTAATCGTCTAGATACTTTACCAATTACTGCTCAAGCAGTACAAAAAGCAATTACAAGAGTGAGAGATACTTATCGCAGAACTGTCGAAAATGATGAATGGTCAGTTTTAGCTACTGTATCAAAGTCTAAGCAGATACTTAATGATTCTCAGCATCGCAACCTCTTGTTTAATCGTTGTATTTTAGAATACCGCTACTTTGATGATGATGATGAAATGCAGTGTTGGTATGATGTTCACCCACTTATCAAAGATATTAAAGAATTTAAGCAAGTTCTCGCTAAACTTGAGCCATGAAATCAGAATTAACTGACTGGGACGAAGATTTACCAGCAGATACCGAAGAGGAATATAAAGCTTTAGTACGCGCTCTCAGGCGGACAAAGGGTTTTAATGTATTATTTGTACGCTGTTCGCCAGCCGTGGGAGAAGCAATTATTAATAAAGTTAAACATGATATTACTCAAAAAACAATAGAAGTTTTACGTTTAGAAGAACCTATTGATAATTTATACGATATTATTGAGCAATTGCCAAATAAAGAGCAAATTAATATTGTTTTTATAAAAGGATTGGAAAAATCTTTTATTGAATACATACAACCTGGATATGGCGGACAGGGGGATTATTATAAATTAGATACTGTGCCGCGTATTTTAGGACACTTAAATTTACAACGTGAACGAATTAGAGACAATTTTAATATATGTTTTGTTTTCTTGTTACCTTTATTCGGACTCAAGTATTTTATTAGAAGATCTCCAGATTTCTTTGATTGGCGTTCTGGAGTGTTTGAGTTTCCTACAGAGGCAGAAAGTTTAGAAAAAGAATCAGTATTAATTCTTTTGGATGGAAATTATGACAAATATTTAAAATTAAGCTCTGAAGAACGTAACAAAAAAATTAGAGAAGTTGAAGAACTACTAGAAGGAGAGCATCAGACACCTAGTTATAGAGTTAGTTTATTTTTGGAACTTGGAAATCTGTTTTCTGCTGCCAAAGAATATGAAGAGGCAATTAGTTCTTATGATCAAGCTCTGAACATTAAACCCGACTACTACAAAGCTTGGAACAACAAAGGCATTGCACTGGGAAATTTAGGACGCTATGAAGAGGCAATTAATTCTTACGATCATGCCCTGAAAATTAAACCAGACTACAAAGCTTGGAACAACAAAGGCATTGCACTGAGAAATTTAGGACGCTATGAAGAGGCAATTAATTCTTACGATCATGCTCTGAAAATTAACCCAGAAATGCACGAAGTTTGGAACAATAAAGGCATTGCACTGAAAAATTTAGGGCGCTACGAAGAGGCAATTAATTCTTACGATCATGCTCTGAAAATTAACCCAGAAATGCACGAAGCTTGGCACAACAAAGGCAATGCACTGGGAAAGCTAGGAAGTTATGAAGAGGCAATTAATTCTTATGATCAAGCTCTGAATATTAAACCAGACTACTACGAAGCTTGGAACAACAAAGGCATTGCGTTGGGAACCCTAGAACGTTATGAAGACGCAATAAATTATTACAAGCAAGCTCTGAAAATTAAACCAGAACTGCACGAAACTTGGTACAACCAAGCCATTGTAATGTGGAACTTAGGGCGCTATGAAGAGGCGATCGCAGCTTACGACCAAGCACTGAAAGTCAAGCCAGACTACTACGAAGCTTGGAACAACAAAGGCATCACGTTAGATGATTTAGGGTGCTATGAGGAGGCGATCGCAGCTTACGACCAAGCACTGAAAGTCAAACCAGACTACCACGAAGCTTGGAACAACAAAGGCATTGCGCTGCGTTATTTAGGGCGCTATGAAGAGGCGATCGCAGCTTACGACCAAGCACTGAAAGTTAAATCAGACTACCACGAAGCTTGGAACAACAGAGGCATTGCGTTAGATGATTTAGGGCGCTATGAGGAGGCGATCGCTTCTTTCGACCAAGCACTGAAAATTCAACCAGATAATGATAGCGCTTTTTACAATAAAGCTTGTTGTTATGCCTTGCAGGGTAATGTTGAGCAAGCAATTAATCACTTACAACAAGCAATTAATTTGAATACCAAATATCTTGAAATGGCAAAGACTGACTCAGATTTTGATGCAATTCGAGAACATGAGAGGTTTCAGGCGCTTATTTCCCTTAAGGGAGACAGCAAATCACTTCAATAAATAAAATAGAGGTAGATGAATTCAAGGTTACGCATATCGAGACTATCTACGGAAACTTACAAGGGCTAAAAGCCAGCCACCTCAAGCAGCTACAGAAGTTATATCATCAACGCTTACCAGGCGATCGCATCACCACACCCGAATTCGCCCAAAGGCTTGCTGCTATTAGCACAGATGTTAACCAACCAGTTTGCGCCTACATCAACCGTCGCGGACAAGTAATCCGTTTAGGAGTGGGAACACCCCGCCAAACCCAAATTCCACCGATGGAATTACCCCGTTATGGCGCTGAAAGACTTAGCGGTATTCGCTGCATAGCTACCCAGCTTAAATCAGAACCACCGAATGAAGCAGCACTCACCGCAATGGCGCTGCAAAGATTGGATGCGTTAGTTTTATTAAACATTACCGGATCTGGTTTTGAAAAACGTGGTGGTGGTGCGACAGGTTATGTGAAAGAGATATATCTTGCTCATCTTGTTCCCCATCCAGAAGCAAGTTGGACGGTTTCACCACCGATGAGTCTGGATGTTTTAACAGACCAAGATTTGCTGGAACTCGTAGAAGGGTTGGAAGCGGATTTTGAGCAAAAGTTTATTGCGCGAGAAGTTGAAGGCGATCGCGATCGCGTTTTAGTCGTCAGCTTAAAAACCGATGATACTAACACCCAACGTTATGAAGATGGAATAGCAGAAATAGCGCGGTTAGTGGAGACAGCAGGGGGAGAAGTATTGGAGAATGTCAAGCAAAAGCGATCGCGTCCTCATCCTCAAACTGTCGTCGG encodes the following:
- a CDS encoding tetratricopeptide repeat protein, with product MKSELTDWDEDLPADTEEEYKALVRALRRTKGFNVLFVRCSPAVGEAIINKVKHDITQKTIEVLRLEEPIDNLYDIIEQLPNKEQINIVFIKGLEKSFIEYIQPGYGGQGDYYKLDTVPRILGHLNLQRERIRDNFNICFVFLLPLFGLKYFIRRSPDFFDWRSGVFEFPTEAESLEKESVLILLDGNYDKYLKLSSEERNKKIREVEELLEGEHQTPSYRVSLFLELGNLFSAAKEYEEAISSYDQALNIKPDYYKAWNNKGIALGNLGRYEEAINSYDHALKIKPDYKAWNNKGIALRNLGRYEEAINSYDHALKINPEMHEVWNNKGIALKNLGRYEEAINSYDHALKINPEMHEAWHNKGNALGKLGSYEEAINSYDQALNIKPDYYEAWNNKGIALGTLERYEDAINYYKQALKIKPELHETWYNQAIVMWNLGRYEEAIAAYDQALKVKPDYYEAWNNKGITLDDLGCYEEAIAAYDQALKVKPDYHEAWNNKGIALRYLGRYEEAIAAYDQALKVKSDYHEAWNNRGIALDDLGRYEEAIASFDQALKIQPDNDSAFYNKACCYALQGNVEQAINHLQQAINLNTKYLEMAKTDSDFDAIREHERFQALISLKGDSKSLQ